A window of the Candidatus Nitrosotalea okcheonensis genome harbors these coding sequences:
- a CDS encoding thioredoxin family protein, whose product MRTEIKTAIIIAIVVSVGIGGIGYYFTTLDKPKVVTQVPTNNNKQGSTNVDSSASSTKTTQIDESQYPIAPDLTGISGYVNTTPENLKAAMKDKVVLYDFWTYSCINCIRTFPYLKAWNEKYSDKGLLIIGVHSPEFEFEKDINNVKMAVAKYGLQYPVVLDNDHATWNAFGNRYWPAEYLADSTGHIRHTHFGEGDYNETEKAIQQLLDERSQRLGLGINVDQSLVNIKEHQFANQQTPELYFGYSFVTGRSFIGNSEGFKPEETVSYSLPSDLQQDHFYLEGQWQNLADSMKLVSQSGKIVLPYFAKDVHIVAANKADLHILLDGNPISASDAGADVQNGTVHVSENRLYNLVSSSTAGSHTLTITAQSGFQIYTFTFG is encoded by the coding sequence ATGAGAACCGAGATAAAAACAGCCATAATAATTGCGATAGTTGTTTCAGTAGGAATTGGAGGAATTGGTTATTACTTTACAACACTTGACAAACCAAAAGTTGTAACCCAAGTACCTACAAACAATAACAAACAGGGATCTACAAACGTAGATTCCAGCGCATCTAGTACAAAGACTACGCAAATAGATGAAAGTCAGTATCCAATAGCGCCAGATCTTACAGGCATATCAGGATATGTCAACACGACACCAGAAAACCTCAAAGCTGCAATGAAAGACAAAGTGGTTCTCTACGATTTCTGGACGTATAGCTGCATCAACTGCATTAGGACATTTCCATATCTAAAAGCATGGAACGAAAAATATTCAGACAAGGGGCTATTGATTATAGGAGTTCATTCCCCGGAATTTGAGTTTGAAAAGGATATCAACAATGTCAAGATGGCAGTAGCAAAATATGGATTACAATATCCTGTTGTGCTTGACAATGACCATGCCACATGGAATGCCTTTGGTAACAGATATTGGCCTGCTGAATATCTTGCAGATTCAACTGGGCACATAAGACACACTCATTTTGGAGAGGGAGATTATAATGAGACTGAAAAAGCAATACAGCAGCTTTTAGATGAACGCAGCCAGCGTCTTGGGCTGGGCATTAACGTAGACCAATCCCTTGTCAACATAAAAGAGCACCAGTTTGCAAACCAACAGACACCAGAGCTCTACTTTGGATACAGTTTTGTGACTGGCAGAAGCTTCATTGGAAACTCTGAAGGCTTCAAGCCCGAGGAGACTGTGAGCTATTCACTACCATCTGATCTGCAACAAGATCATTTCTATCTGGAAGGACAGTGGCAGAACCTTGCAGACAGCATGAAGCTTGTGTCACAAAGTGGTAAGATAGTTTTACCATACTTTGCAAAGGATGTCCATATAGTGGCTGCAAACAAAGCTGACCTTCATATCCTGTTAGACGGAAATCCAATAAGTGCGAGTGATGCAGGCGCAGATGTTCAAAACGGTACTGTTCATGTTTCAGAAAACAGACTCTACAATCTGGTCTCCAGTAGCACTGCCGGCTCACACACACTCACAATCACAGCACAGTCAGGCTTTCAGATCTACACATTTACTTTTGGCTAG
- a CDS encoding cytochrome c biogenesis CcdA family protein yields MQEITIAIAALAGLGSFLAPCILPVIPAFIAYISGTTITELQRNNGIVNLAANRLNILMNTIFFVLGFSVVFSIFGVILNSVLSKVASGITSDLNHVGGIIIISFGAFMLLSTKITRLNFEKKILPNRTKVSYPLSFVFGLAFATCWTPCIGPILGSILTLAATTPSHAFVLLLGYSAGLGVPFVLMGLFFSRFTRLIKYISKHLKYYSVAMGSLIVILGVLVFTNQLAAIASFPLLNNLLLS; encoded by the coding sequence ATGCAGGAGATTACCATTGCAATTGCGGCTTTAGCAGGTCTGGGATCTTTTCTAGCTCCATGTATACTGCCTGTAATACCTGCGTTTATTGCATACATATCAGGCACTACCATAACTGAACTTCAAAGAAACAACGGCATAGTAAATCTTGCAGCCAATAGGCTCAATATCTTGATGAATACGATATTTTTTGTCCTAGGATTTTCCGTAGTGTTCTCAATATTTGGTGTGATTTTAAACAGCGTACTTTCAAAAGTAGCTTCTGGCATTACCTCGGATCTCAATCATGTTGGAGGTATAATCATAATAAGCTTTGGCGCATTCATGCTATTGTCAACAAAAATCACAAGATTAAATTTTGAAAAGAAAATTCTCCCAAACAGAACCAAAGTTAGCTATCCGCTCTCTTTTGTTTTTGGATTGGCATTTGCTACTTGTTGGACTCCGTGCATAGGTCCTATTCTTGGAAGCATTCTTACTTTGGCAGCTACTACTCCAAGCCACGCTTTTGTATTGTTACTAGGTTATTCAGCAGGTCTTGGAGTTCCATTTGTCTTGATGGGGTTATTCTTTTCCAGATTTACCAGATTGATAAAATACATAAGCAAACATCTCAAGTACTATTCTGTTGCAATGGGATCGCTCATAGTGATACTTGGAGTACTGGTGTTTACCAACCAGCTTGCAGCAATAGCAAGTTTTCCACTTTTGAATAATCTTCTTTTGAGTTGA
- a CDS encoding heavy metal translocating P-type ATPase: MTIEVSKQESTKRTVLKIGGMHCAGCVSSIQRSVSEVPGVNKVEVNLATEKATLEFDQTKVGLDSIEKAIEEIGYKVVYEKLTLKLGGISDSTDAERLEQRLHLDGIKSASVNYGSSQFNIEYNSALLSLADIRKKITELGYEVLSEDLGISSQDIEAKKLKHLFIIGVIFTVPVMLFSYPEIFKFLPFAGTSIIAYAMFAFASVVQFVTGNRFYTGAFRIAKMRSANMDTLVVLGTTTAYVFSAFYTFPSPIWHNMYYDAAAVVVTFIILGKWMELKTKGKTSSIIRKMLELQPKTARIRKEDGEETEVAIELIQPGDILVVRPGEKIPVDSVVVLGASAVDESMVTGESVPVTKKVGDGVIGGTINREGMILVKATKVGSDSFLSQVVKLVEEAMGKKPVLQKMVDKVAGYFAYAVMIVSLSTFLIWYFVVAHGAIASAMIPAVAVLVVACPCALGLATPTAIMVGMSKGASNGVIFKGGEAMELLNKTSVAIFDKTGTLTQGKPQVTDVIEIKELATITSTDGSKNGITTLSLAAVAEKGSEHPLAKAIVIHAQNQGVKVYDPSYFEAVAGLGVMAAYNDLNLKVGNLSFMQNQNIDTTSSKQTVEKLQEEGKTAVIVSVDNAVLGVIGLLDTPKQGAKEAVSILKSMGIESIMLTGDNEKTARKVAQMIGIERIFADVLPSGKVNVVKKIQTEGKKVAMIGDGVNDAPALTAADVGMAIGSGTDIAIESGKVILVRDDIRDVVTAIEIAKKTVGKIKQNLAYAFMYNAVLIPVAAIGLLYPALAGVAMAASSVSVTMSSLAMKRWTPRRKNN; the protein is encoded by the coding sequence TTCAATTGAAAAAGCAATTGAAGAAATAGGTTACAAGGTAGTTTATGAAAAATTAACTTTGAAGTTGGGTGGAATTTCTGATTCCACCGATGCTGAAAGACTTGAGCAAAGATTACACCTAGACGGAATTAAATCTGCTTCAGTTAATTATGGAAGTTCGCAATTTAATATAGAATACAATTCTGCCCTACTGTCACTTGCTGACATTCGAAAGAAGATTACAGAACTTGGATACGAGGTACTAAGCGAGGATCTTGGAATATCATCACAAGACATAGAGGCAAAGAAACTCAAACACCTGTTCATCATAGGAGTCATTTTCACGGTTCCTGTGATGTTGTTCAGTTATCCCGAGATCTTCAAATTTTTGCCGTTTGCTGGTACAAGTATTATCGCATATGCCATGTTTGCATTTGCGTCAGTAGTTCAGTTTGTCACCGGAAACAGATTCTACACTGGCGCATTTCGAATTGCAAAGATGAGATCTGCAAACATGGACACACTCGTAGTGCTTGGTACTACTACTGCCTACGTATTTAGTGCATTCTACACGTTTCCATCCCCTATCTGGCACAACATGTATTACGATGCAGCAGCTGTTGTTGTCACTTTCATAATTTTAGGAAAATGGATGGAACTCAAGACAAAGGGCAAGACTAGTTCTATAATCAGAAAGATGCTTGAGCTCCAACCAAAAACTGCAAGAATCAGAAAAGAGGACGGCGAGGAGACTGAGGTAGCAATAGAACTTATCCAACCTGGAGACATTCTCGTGGTAAGACCTGGGGAGAAGATTCCAGTTGATTCTGTTGTCGTTCTTGGAGCATCCGCAGTGGATGAATCCATGGTAACTGGGGAATCTGTCCCTGTGACAAAGAAAGTTGGAGACGGTGTGATAGGGGGAACAATAAACAGAGAAGGAATGATTCTAGTAAAAGCAACTAAGGTTGGGTCAGACTCTTTTCTTTCGCAAGTAGTCAAGCTTGTAGAAGAAGCAATGGGCAAAAAACCAGTTTTACAAAAGATGGTGGACAAAGTTGCAGGATATTTTGCATATGCCGTGATGATTGTTTCCCTGTCAACTTTTCTTATCTGGTATTTTGTTGTGGCACATGGAGCTATCGCAAGCGCAATGATTCCAGCAGTAGCTGTGCTAGTAGTTGCTTGTCCATGCGCTCTGGGTCTTGCAACTCCAACTGCAATCATGGTAGGTATGAGTAAGGGAGCATCAAATGGTGTGATATTCAAGGGTGGAGAAGCAATGGAGTTGCTCAACAAGACTTCTGTTGCGATATTTGACAAGACTGGAACATTAACGCAGGGAAAACCACAAGTAACTGATGTCATAGAAATAAAAGAGCTTGCCACCATAACTAGTACTGACGGTAGCAAAAATGGAATCACAACTTTGTCTCTTGCTGCAGTGGCAGAGAAAGGTTCCGAGCACCCACTGGCTAAGGCAATAGTTATACATGCACAAAATCAGGGAGTGAAGGTATACGACCCATCATACTTTGAAGCAGTTGCAGGGCTTGGAGTGATGGCAGCATACAATGATTTGAATTTGAAAGTAGGCAATTTGTCATTCATGCAAAACCAGAACATAGACACAACATCTTCGAAACAGACAGTTGAGAAACTTCAGGAAGAGGGAAAGACTGCGGTGATAGTTTCAGTTGACAACGCTGTTCTTGGAGTCATAGGATTGCTTGACACACCAAAGCAAGGAGCAAAGGAAGCTGTATCGATCTTAAAGTCCATGGGAATAGAATCGATTATGCTTACAGGAGATAATGAAAAGACTGCTAGAAAGGTTGCTCAGATGATAGGAATAGAGAGAATATTTGCAGATGTCTTGCCGTCTGGAAAGGTTAATGTTGTAAAAAAGATCCAAACCGAAGGCAAGAAGGTCGCCATGATAGGGGATGGAGTCAACGATGCTCCTGCCCTTACTGCTGCAGATGTAGGGATGGCAATAGGTTCTGGCACGGACATAGCAATAGAATCTGGCAAAGTCATACTAGTCAGGGACGATATCCGCGATGTGGTCACCGCAATAGAGATTGCAAAGAAGACAGTAGGCAAGATAAAACAAAATCTAGCTTATGCTTTCATGTATAACGCTGTTCTCATACCCGTTGCCGCAATAGGATTATTGTATCCTGCACTTGCAGGAGTTGCCATGGCAGCAAGCTCTGTCTCTGTCACCATGAGCTCGCTTGCTATGAAGAGATGGACTCCTAGAAGAAAGAACAACTGA